One Thiocapsa bogorovii DNA segment encodes these proteins:
- a CDS encoding sll1863 family stress response protein, giving the protein MQTKNEYVAKLKAQLDEWEADLAHLRDKASDASDDVKEKVDHQMAELKLKWDELAVRRDRIADAADDKWEALKDEAEEKWAEVKVGVKDSIDRIKSMFS; this is encoded by the coding sequence ATGCAGACGAAGAACGAGTACGTGGCGAAATTGAAGGCGCAGCTCGATGAGTGGGAGGCGGATCTGGCGCACTTGCGCGATAAGGCGTCGGATGCCTCGGATGACGTCAAGGAAAAGGTCGATCATCAGATGGCCGAGTTGAAGTTGAAGTGGGATGAGCTCGCCGTGCGTCGCGACCGCATCGCGGACGCCGCCGACGACAAATGGGAGGCGCTCAAGGACGAAGCGGAAGAGAAGTGGGCGGAGGTAAAGGTCGGCGTCAAGGATTCGATCGACCGCATCAAATCGATGTTCAGTTGA